In Glandiceps talaboti chromosome 6, keGlaTala1.1, whole genome shotgun sequence, one DNA window encodes the following:
- the LOC144436159 gene encoding protein O-linked-mannose beta-1,2-N-acetylglucosaminyltransferase 1-like — translation MDNWRPNPKAQPFVPRKHYSSIHIPGATHRTTKRRLFSKVLQALLVFVLLTTVVINIVFIMDTGRKLREQKDYEEDVGRDLNSLSKEGESDIFDNLPKSLEVEVLSSATRVSVTVDGTKVLEDEEKDKGRGVHILVLNQGTGSIMAQRVFDTYSAHEDGAMVLFLNMVSDGRILIFTIKDEGTFQMKRAARSLLKVLGSKKTELLGWRDTWAMVTQKQGKFYAEEYNKAPDLASWGAPVILKTTIHLMPVEDSECNWPDTEVNRRRKSFCSRIEGYGSLCSCSDPAPIEMNPEPIADNLISDIPVTVIASNRPNYLYRMLRSVLSAHGVNPSMVTVFIDGYFEEPMEVVKLFGLRGIQHTPIGVKNARISQHYKASLTAIFNLYPEAKYTIILEEDLDVSEDFFSFFSQTVHLLEEDESIYCISAWNDQGYEHTCEDPALLYRVETMPGLGWLLRRSLYKEELEPKWPTPEKLWDWDMWMRLSEIRKGRECVVPDVSRTYHFGVTGINMNSYFQDLYFKKHPSNTVPHVKLKAVDKLKKEAYEEDVNKLISNAVLVDHSKSPCQDDFIPDSSGKTYVMYIKMAQEQDYETWSELAKCFHIWDLDVRGYHKSMWRMFMKKNALFIVGDPASPYSKYKPATVTPIYLKKKEEKKGRR, via the exons GCATTACTGGTTTTTGTGTTGCTAACGACAGTTGTTATAAATATAGTATTTATTATGGATACAGGGAGAAAACTTAGGGAACAAAAAGATTATGAAG AAGATGTTGGTAGAGATTTGAATTCCTTGAGTAAAGAAGGAGAGTCggatatatttgataatttaccaAAGAGTTTAGAAGTAGAAGTTTTGTCTAGTGCTACCAGGGTATCAGTTACAGTGGATGGAACCAAG GTTTTAGAAGATGAAGAAAAAGACAAAGGAAGGGGAGTACACATCCTAGTATTAAATCAGGGTACAGGCAGTATTATGGCTCAAAGAGTGTTTGATACTTATTCAGCACATGAAGACGGGGCAATGGTTTTATTTCTCAACATGGTTTCAGATGGAAGAATACTTATATTTACAATCAAG GATGAAGGTACTTTTCAAATGAAGCGAGCAGCTCGTAGTTTATTAAAAGTGCTGGGAAGCAAAAAAACTGAACTTTTAGGATGGAGAGATACGTGGGCGATGGTCACCCAGAAACAAG GTAAATTTTATGCAGAAGAATACAACAAAGCCCCAGATCTTGCCAGTTGGGGTGCACCTGTAATTCTTAAAACTACAATACATTTGATGCCAGTAGAAG ACAGTGAATGTAATTGGCCAGATACAGAAGTCAACAGACGACGAAAGTCATTTTGTAGCAGGATAGAGGGTTATGGTAGTCTTTGCAGCTGTTCTGATCCAGCACCTATTGAGATGAACCCTGAACCA ATTGCTGATAACCTAATATCTGATATCCCAGTGACAGTCATAGCTAGCAATAGACCTAACTATTTGTACAGAATGCTTAGATCGGTTTTGTCAGCTCATGGAG TAAATCCATCCATGGTGACAGTGTTCATTGATGGCTATTTTGAGGAACCCATGGAAGTCGTCAAACTATTTGGTCTACGTGGAATTCAACACACACCTATTGGAGTCAAGAATGCCAGGATTTCACAACACTACAAAGCTAGTCTTACTGCAATATTTAATCTTTACCCA GAAGCTAAATATACAATCATTTTAGAGGAAGATTTAGACGTTTCTGAAGATTTCTTTAG tttttttaGTCAAACCGTTCATCTTTTAGAAGAGGATGagagtatatactgtatatctgCCTGGAATGACCAG GGTTATGAACACACCTGTGAGGACCCAGCGTTATTATACAGGGTAGAAACCATGCCTGGTTTGGGGTGGCTACTAAGACGAAGTCTATACAAAGAAGAATTAGAACCAAAATGGCCAACTCCAGAAAAG TTATGGGATTGGGATATGTGGATGAGGCTGTCTGAAATCAGGAAAGGAAGAGAGTGTGTCGTACCTGATGTATCTAGAACCTATCACTTTGGTGTGACAGGGATCAATATGAATTCATACTTCCAG gatttgtattttaaaaaacatcCTTCCAACACAGTTCCACATGTTAAGCTCAAAGCGGTGGACAAATTAAAGAAAGAAGCGTATGAAGAAgatgtaaataaattgataaGCAATGCTGTGTTAGTAGATCATAGTAAATCTCCATGTCAGGATGATTTCATACCTGATTCATCTGGTAAAACTTACGtcatgtatattaaaatggcTCAAGAGCAAGACTATGAAACTTGGTCAGAATTAGCCAAG TGCTTCCATATCTGGGATTTAGATGTCAGAGGTTATCACAAATCTATGTGGAGAATGTTTATGAAGAAAAATGCTCTTTTTATTGTGGGTGATCCAGCGTCTCCATATTC GAAGTACAAACCAGCCACTGTCACACCTATCTATCTCAAGAAGAAAGAGGAGAAAAAAGGCAGAAGGTGA